DNA from Drosophila suzukii chromosome 2R, CBGP_Dsuzu_IsoJpt1.0, whole genome shotgun sequence:
CGGTCgaaaaattggtaggaaaataatatgaaacaaattatagcttcggtgttttttgacatattatcttataatattgggaatatcattttttgtgtttttaaatttaataattatagctgcaagggtatataagcttcggcttgccgaagctaactttctttcttgttatatataattttaaagttgagactagatgtgtaaagacctacaagaaaacaaaattaacaaaatgagatttcatgaggaaattgactaatttattgaacaatttaaagcacagataattggtcagcgttttcaataccttctaaacacaaaaatgaTGTTCacgaatcgaggtggacatgatctcaaaactacgaattatggtgaatttacattttgtaatcctgaaTTGTCATGGGAAACGTCAGCCTGCCTCTTTTACAgacagaaaattaatttcaatatataataaaacatgttcgcaataccaaaataaatgaataatttGATTTCGAGTTGACTGaaatatgtcggctacttgcaaaTTGTTGCGCgatcgtgatttcaacccctactATGGGACGTGTTAGAGCTAGCAGTTTGCCGTTCGCGTGACGTCCATGGTCTTGTCAATAAGCGTgtgccttcagacttgtgcatgtgtcccttttattgcggtcaggtaatggacaggttcgcatgttcgggtagctcttgcttaaatcccttttatgacatgcttatgacccatttgtggaaaggagagaatcttagacaatttactaGTTAAACGTTCGGGGGCGGACAATCATTagcttgtgagatttattttattgggattcttttgatttctaaattagttttacaatcatagaaatcattattccccaacatgatcgaacatgttcctctaagataaccgtCTTTGGATAcattgggtgtgcgacctttatcacgtgcacagcaacaagAGGGTaagtgatcacacctttccccaacaccCCACACCTTTcccctctaagataacaacctttggaccTTGCGCGACCTtcctcacgtgcacctttctcacgtgaCTATTAATTAATCATAGTGAGGAGATAGATACATGAtaaatattgtcacatggggatgtgggggcgatgggggcaatctCCTCTAAGACAaaaacctttggatactatgggtgtgcgacctttctcacgtgcctGTTATACAGTGCGTTTTGAGTTATTTAATGTATACCAAAAGAAATTGTTTGAAAAAAACTCGATTTAGGGTCTGCGAATTGGTTTCAAAGTTAAtaactcatacgcactgttTCCCTtgattaaatatattattttcatatGGGTGGCCTTGACTTGGTTTTATTTCGCAAATTCGTTTGCCACCTTTCCAAACTACTTTGAAAgctttaaaaattgaaaaaggCCAGAATTTACATGGTCGTACAAGATCAAATTGGACTTAATTTTTGAAGATATTGAGAATAAGGTATTAAAATCCTCGAATTGCATAATAAGtcattaaaaacattttatttgtttttgaaaaaaccGTTTCATAAAGGGACCTTCTGTAAACACTTATATACCCAAATAAGGGAGGACAAAGAAGGCAATATTCAACTGGCAGTTGTGTTACATCTTTGGCGCTTCGTAACAATATTTTTTCGGAAAATCTAGTAATATAGAGGACACTAGATAATACGGATCTCTTAGATGGTAAATTCGTTGTGTCAAATTCGGATTTTAGATGTCCAACCAAAACATTTCGGAATTGTCCATCTTTTACTAATATTGACTGAGTTCAGAATGTTGACAAAGTTGGGGGTGGGAAACCGATTTTTTCGAATAAAGTTTAAAGCAACCTCAAccaatttttatacccgttactcgtagagtaaaagggtatactagattcgtcggaaagtatgtaacaggcagaaggaagcgtttccgaccccataaagtataaatattcttgatcaggatcactatccgagtcgatctagccatgtccgtctgtccgtctgtctgtccggatgaacgctgagatctcggaaactatgggagctaggctattaagatttggcgtgcagattcctgagcatcttacgcagcgcaagtttgtttcagtagagtgccacgcccactctgacgcccacaaaccgcccaaaactgtggctcctacagttttgatgctagaataaaaattttagctgaaatgtaatgttctcatcaatacctatcgattgattcaaaaaaagtttgccacgcccaccctaacgcccataaaccgcccacaaacttcaaaaaatcgtaaatatgaacgtggatatattggaaactatcaaagatagagaattgggatttcagatttagattccgtagccttatacgcagcgcaagtttgttacgcgaatgtgccacgcccactctaacgcccataacgcttaaatctgtataccgctggtaggtggcgcattttaatctcgttttgctacttgcatatctctatttagctgagtaacgggtatctgataggcGAGGtattcgactatagcgttcttccttgttagaTTTCagttttaaagaaaattaaatgtCTTGAGATGATTTGGACTTAAATTAATTGACTGATGTGTTCCTTTTAACTGACATCTTTCAAAAATGTCGAAAAATGTGCTCGATATTATGCAACTTCTGGttttgggaggcaatgttagAAACTACAAATATGTAACATGAATTGCTCTGAGATATTGATATGTATAGGTTCATCAAAACAGTATTCGATGCGGGTAGTAGGGAGTAGGCAAGTTGTTACACTAAAGGAGCATTGGGTAACAACAGAACAGCGCTAACAGCAGAACAGCGGTAACAGCTGAACAGCAGTAACAACAGATAGGGAGGAACAGCATAGTGACGAAGATAATCGAGTCAGCCGGACGACATGAAACATCAGCAGATATCCATCTGTTTTTATAAAAGTCAACTGTTTTTGCCATTACCTGTGCACCGcgaattaatattaataaagaaaacaaggaagaacgctatagtcgagtacctcgactatcagatacccgttactcaaagggaaatggagatatgcaagcagcaaagcgaaattaaaatgcgccatctaccggcggtagacagatttaagcgttatgggcgttagagtgggcgtggcaaatttatttttggatcaatcgataggtattgacgacaccaatacatttcagttaaaattttttatctagcatgcaaattgtgggcgtcacagattttcgcggtttgtggacgtttaagtgggcgtggcaaactttttttaagtcaatcgataggtattgatgagaacaatacatttcagttaaaattttctgtctagcatcaaaactgtaggagttacagttttgggcggtttgtgggcgttagagtgggcgtggcagtctactgaaacaaacttgtgctgcgtaagaagctcaggaatctgtacgccaaatctcaatagcctagctctcatagtttcagagatctcagcgttcatccggacagacagacagacagacggacagacggatatggctagatcgactcggctagtgatcctgatcaagaatatatatactttatggggtcggaaacgcttccttcttcctgttacatactttccgacgaatctagtatacccttttactctacgagtaacgggtataattaactAATATTAAACTTGTTCGTACCCAAGAGTGCTGAACATGATcagcacccaacaaatcaagcagtagccaagttgggaacagtaccaggcgcttagtagcacccactgcagatgagaattgctgatcagcatattatatgcctcactaactcaccgtctcaccggctaacggcacactgacccgcccATGCAGTCAGCAccttttgcagtgtcagccgagccaactatgcaattgctaccataatcaaaattcCCTGACccactttagaatatagcttatttcattaatcattacactaaacttccgtgttccaagtagtatataaacatgtatcaaatgaagaacaAATCTGTTATCAACGCAACTCAtaactccgaggttctacttcctacctctgggaatagggctcgtaatacactatctcaactagcagctaaccacgttagctcaacctctgcgcagtaaccatcgttaccattgccgcgacgcgatcgtcttgcgagtgtctacttcggttaggcgcaaacattggtgaccccgaagTGATCCTTTACCAACAAAAGATCACACTTTAGCAACCCCCTTGCCACCAAAAACAGAACCTCTGACTGGTAAGAAGACCCCTTAAGTTCACTACATCCACCCGCCCTGGAAACAATagctcatccagcttcacaaaaTACTCAAGTTAATCCAGCTTCGCAGGTCCCACAGCTTCATCCAGATtgacaggatactcagcttcatgcagcttcacaggatacgcttcttcatccagcgtcacaggatcgtcagcttaatccagcttcacaggattcacagcttcatccagcttcacaggacactcagcttcatccagcttcacaggatcgtcagcttcatcgagcttcacaggatactcagcttcttCCGGCCTcgcaggatactcagcttcatccagcttcacaggatactcagcttcacccagcttcacaggatcgtcagcttcaCAGAATACTCTGCTTCATCTAGCTTCACAGGACACACAGCTTTACCCGGCTTCACAGAATTCTTTGGATTCAATCCAGCGCAGTTCCCGCATCGCCTGTgctccggcatcgcagtaaccaccGTTACCACTGCCGGGACGCGATATTTTTGCGAGAGTCTACTTCTAATCAAACAAATCTATTCATCACGATATCGATCGTATCTTTAGCAAAaaaaagttctgatatcacCTTTTGTGtcgaaaatgtattatacgatctacttaataaataaaatctcttatttttttacattcgGCACGCTTAATAAAAGTTGTACAGCTAAACCCAAGCATATTAAATAGCAGCTGccgaatgtaaaaaaattaagaaattgtatttatttagtagatTGTATATGAATTGTATATGATTGAATGTAAATATATTaagaaattatatttatttagtagattgtaaaatacattttcgtcacaaaagttgatatatgaaaagttgaggaatccttactttaaaatgtaatttgAAATCGTTAGAGCCGTTTTTGAGAAATCAGAAAAAAGTCcaaaaaaatctaaataagaaaaacttttactcataatttttaaacggtagaaaaaaaaacttttgccCATAATTTTTACCCGTTAGTATTAACACAAATTATGTTACCAAGTATTTCAAAATACCTTTTCTAACGACAATAGCGCAAGCCTGTAGCTTTCGCagttcacaagttacgggtgtttaaaatttagctatttatagctgttCTCTCGCCAAACTAGctagtttttccaaaaatgGTAGAACTAATCTAAAGTTTTTCACTCTAAAATAACGTTTGAGAAGTCCCAAAAGATCTTGTTTTGCgtattacttttgaacggagcaCCCGATTTTGACAGTTTGGTTGTCATTCGGCGCATATTTTAAGTGAGAACAAAAGTAGGTTAATAGCGGGTGGTATTTATCCCCACCGGCCCCAATAGATCAAAGTTTCGATATTTTTACTTTTCCACTTTCACTCTTCTTTCTCCCAAACCAATATCCTATCCTTATATCACTCGGAACAATCGGACAATCACAgtagattttcattttttcgtgTTTATATAGTAGTTGCCTTTGCACACCCTgctggtgcgcttcgtcacta
Protein-coding regions in this window:
- the LOC139352583 gene encoding uncharacterized protein — translated: MQLHRIRFFIQRHRIVSLIQLHRIHSFIQLHRTLSFIQLHRIVSFIELHRILSFFRPRRILSFIQLHRILSFTQLHRIVSFTEYSASSSFTGHTALPGFTEFFGFNPAQFPHRLCSGIAVTTVTTAGTRYFCESLLLIKQIYSSRYRSYL